The Ziziphus jujuba cultivar Dongzao chromosome 12, ASM3175591v1 sequence GATTATAAGAAGCACAAAGACATTTTGCAGTGAACAACTTATTTTACTCAAAACACAATAATTGCAGCCTTTGACGTTTCTTTCTTACTCCTTAAAACCCTCTTCAACACCCACACGCAAACTCCTTTGACCCtcaaacgaaaaaagaaaataaatataaacaaagaaagagaaagagaaagagaaagcaaaaggggggaaaaaaatcacAGCCGCAATTTTGCTTACGAAACCCAACTTTTATTTCCATACACTATTATTTATACAAGTGGGTTTCCAGAGACAGCATTTGCTTGTGGGAATCTCatcctctcttttttcttttttttcttttatatatatatatgtatatatataatttgattggtataaatatatatttttcttttttcattttttttttttaatttaaactgTGGGAAAGGAGAGGAGTTTCCCTTCTCCCTACGGAATCGGGCTTCTTCATTTGTCAATGTTTGAGGCTCCAGTTTAACTAAATCTCAACCGTCCCACGTTACCCCTACTCCTTTTTAATATGCTATTCCATAATTGCCCCTGCTGCTTATCCACCTTttctattattactattactatagTGCTGCCATTGACCTTTTGAATTTATTTCACTCAAAAATATCTCATACAAAGATATAAATgtaaattatgaataaaatatccATTAACATTCTTCCAATTAAATCTACCTACTcttatggattttttatttctttttttaaatcttaggACTTTTTGTCTTTGAGCTGTTTTTTGAAGACTATTttgggaagggaaaaaaaaaattgtaccttTAATTGATATTCTCTCATAAATAGCTCAAAAGGAATTTttagtataaaatattttatcttattctTATGTTTGATTACTGTGGTTGTGAAAATAATGACATCAAGCTGTATGAAATTGAGATGGGGTTTGTGGTCATCACACTTCAAACTGAGCGGTGCTGAAATCAAAGGCAtcatgtatatatctatatacataaatatatatattatatatattttcatgataataataataataggaaaaagaaaagggcaaAAGGGTAATTAGGGAGGAAGAGATTGTTGAGACGACTTCTCCCAAAAGATGAATCTGATCCAAATAGTGAGACAAGAAGATTTGCACAATCTTGAACTGGGGCATCACTTGAAGGTGGCATTTTTGTCAGTTACCTTAAATCCTACGTGGGTGCCCGTCGTTTTGGAAGCAAGTAGGTCCCTGACCTTTATTCCCTCACCCACCCCCCACGACCTCCTTCCCCTCTCCATTTACCATTTTGCCCCCTCCTCCCTTCCCTCTTCAACTCCTAccgaattaatattattttccaatttccCCTtcaatctatatatctataaaacTAAATTCACAAATTTCCCTAATACGGACCAATAGGCTATGGCCCTCCCTACGTCGtgttgaaaaccaaaaaaaaaaaaaaaaaaaaaaaaaaaaaaaaaaatcttgtacGAAACGGTGGTAACATAttatctatattattttaaattattatatattgtataaatttaatattctaTAATCATTTGCAATATTACATgatttcataataaatttttatagatggcgtttaatatttattgaatgtGCAATTATGAGTGTGGTTGTGACATTATGTCTCCTGGATGTAAATAAGTTTTTCTCCCAACGCCTCCCCTTTCCTCCTTCTTGTCAATTCCAAGAACCCTTCGCTCTCTGTTTgtgttgtttgtttttgttgtgcAAGACTATGGAGAAGACTATGGAGGAGGAGCATCTTGTTCATCATCTCTACGAAATAATCTAGTTAGTTAAACACGCATCCCGATGCGTGCAcccttttattatattaatttgtatgGTATAGAATATATCTTCTTCTAGAAATAATGGAATGTATATTCATGTTATGCTTGCATgctttttgtttgaattcatttaataaattttgtttcaaaatcttcaatttgatttatgtatatatattatgtgtcaGGAGCACCTCATCCACTTTAACAAGTAACTTCGAGGGTCAAATTGTGACAAAAGTTCTACACATCGGCCATGGTTttctaaatgattttttttttttataaaaataataatacttacaCCTTTTGAACTTGTTAACCAatttaactaataaattattgcATTAGTAAACTCTCTTAGAATCACAATAATTTAGTATTTGTGTAGAATCATTGTATGTGACGACTGAAATTGTGATTTGGACAacaattttctttatcaaatttttaaatgaacatATTTGACATCGGCAAAATACATGCAAAATGACTTCTTTAAATTAGTATAAATAATTAGGATTTGAGAGTTATATATAAAGGTTGATCCTCAtcggataaattttttttttttttactctaatgttatttattaaataacatataaaataaaacttttaaatagataaataaatttaaaaattaaattaattaaatattaccacatctatcaaattatttaataaataattttgatacaCATTTTAATAACTCtagtattattgttttttttaataattgataaaagcTAAAAGTTATTTTGAAGGTGAATTATGTGACTTTCAAATTAGTTTACAAGTGACTCCTTTATACTTTAATTcttgaagaaaatgaaatatttattttgggaTACGCTAAGGGTCTTAACTTTAAATTCACAAAAATTTGGAACGTTGAAATATGATTATTCTACTTTTACTAGTacactcttattattattatttttggtcgAATTTCATTTGTACTCTTTGGTATTAATTATTTACCTCTGTATATTTAATTAGATCTCGGTTTATATGACCATCCAAATGTTTCCATACAGACTCTTTGTTATTGCTTACATACTCTTGGTTTTCCATTATTTTACACGAGGATATCCTTAGGGAAAATTAAAGTGGGAGactcaaagagaaattcaagtAACAAATCAAGAATATACGTGTCATAAAAAAATACGTAATTAATGAGAATAGGAAAATGACTTGTGGAgcaaaatttttcatattaaacatcatttttaaggatgaaataattaaaaaggatTTATTGTTAATGTATAgctcataaatcataattattatatcttttttgTAGATTTGGGGTATTAAGTAAAGAAACGTCTTGTTCTCTAGTGCAGATCAAGAAACATGTTAACACATAAATAATCTTTTGTAATCTTTAAAGTCAATATATGTAAATAGGTTTATTGTTAGATTTCTTTTATGTTTGTTGTCTTTTTACTTGTCCAAGGCAATTAACCCTCGTATTCAAgtatatattacatattttatatGTTGATGTAGACAATTATGAAATTTGGTTTTCATGAATCATGTGTTTTAGTTAATATTAAACAACAAGAGCTCCTACTGTTTAATGCACTCCTCGAGGCATTTAATGTACCTTAttttgttcccaaaaaaaaaaaaaaaaaggataataatacttcaaattattagttaaaacaaacaataatagCATAATGCTTTGCGCACAAAAAATATTCACCAAATTaagtatgaaaattttcaattttaaattcgGTTAATATTCTATATTCCTATAATCAATTATTTACTTTGAAATCTCAAAGATGTAGACTTGAGAGACAATACAATATAAAGATTTACAATATTGGAAATTTAAAAGCATCttcaacagaaaagaaaaaaaagaactctCTATTaactctatttaaaaaataaaaaaaaacttttaacaaGTTGATAtggttaaaaaagaaagaaaaaaaaaagcaaagactATCTACTTTTAAGAGACATATTAATAGTATGAATCAACAAAAGAATCCTTAtcaatatctttttaaaaacaaaaaaaaaataggttgataataattatttttgttaaaagaaaatatatatatatatatatatatatatatatacatgtatatagttAGACTCAAAAAGCAACTTTAtacatcattaattaattaaaatttaaacataacaaaaaataattttttgattgaATATGAATTATGTAAACATTTATGCTCTAAATTGAGATGCTCCATTAAAAATGTGAAAGTAGAAATAAAAATGTcacataaacaatatatatatatatatatatataaatatagtgtTTTAGAATGGTAATGTCCAGAAAAGGAATATAGAAACGTTTAGGTTGTCAAGTAAATGTGTTTACTTTTAAAGGTTTTAAGACActataaaaagcaaaaatttatttacaaaaaaaaaagaaaaaagaaaaactaataaataaataaaatagataattaactattatttttttatgtgcaTTATGATTGAATAAcaatttagaattaattttacatttatgcaatttaagtttaaaaaatgtaaattctatgttatataatctatatttaccattaaaatgatctaaaaatacagatatattttaatttagaacATGTATAATCTAACAAGTAtgtgaattttattaaatttcttttaccatatttaaaatataaatattcattgaaaaagaaaatctctAATAACTCCCTAAATGTGGcaaaagaaagaataattaTTGATAGAGATAGTGTGTACACTGAAAAAATATGCCAAGCAATGGTAAAAAGAAGATTTATGAATCTGAAACCTTCTTTCACTTTCACAAAGGAAAGAGTTGGTCCCCAATTAAGCTATAAAGccaatggaaatggaaatggaaatgcaAATATCTAAAAATACGTAACTCCGTACAATATTCACCCCCGGAAATTTAAGGCGTTGGTAAGCATCCAACGATTTTGTTCCCCTCCCAATAACACCCCAACTATTTTTGCTGATGAGCAAAAGAAGCTGTGGAGGGTAATTTCGTAATTCCGCTCATTGCCATTTTAGGGGGTCATTTGGTGAGCTCCAGCTGTCAGCGTGACATAAGCTGACTTCACTCGGCTTTTTAAACCTTGCAAGCCTTCTTAGAAAGACCCCGAGTCAGACAGTTCGAAAAGACAATACTAGCCCTATTCAATGCCCAAAATGCTCTCCGTTGCTGAAAAGACAAAATTACCCTTCGTACCgtccaaaattttccttgtaGGGTTGCTGAGTTGCATTAAAGAAGGTCGAAATGGTAAATTGAGGATGGAGATGAAAATAAAGTggaataaatgtttattttattgggCAAAAAGAGTTTGAAAGGAGGCAATGAACAGCTTCGGTTATTCccacacaacaacaacaaacaacaacaactaaTAAGGGGCTCTTGGGGAAtagggaaaaatatatttaagaagcattatttttatttttattttttatttttttaaaatttttatgggtttcgtttgaataaaaaacttttaaccTTTTCGCAGAGACCCGAGCGTAGTCCTCAGACGTTTTTGTTAAAATAGCGTCAAAGCTAAAGAGTTTGAGTCTCGTTTACGCCAACTGGGTCGTCCTTATTCTAATTttccaatctctctctcttaacTCATATATACACCCATTACTATAAAAGAAGCCACACTTTCTCTCTGTCTATCACACAATACCCATCTtcttccaactttttttttgctttttttggcCCCCCTCTTTATTTCTAACTGGTacccttttttccttcttgttcTTGTTCCCCATCTTGCTCTTCTTGTTGCATCTTCTACTTTTGTTATTTGATATTTCTCTATATGACTTTTAATGGACTATAAAACCTCTACAACCCTTGCTTGAGGTCGTTGCTCAATTGGGTGTAGTTccaagtttgggttttggggCTCtgagttttctttgttttattttttattttttcttttttgggactTCCTTTTTGAGGTGCTATTTCATTTAGACAGATGGAAAAGCTTAATTTTGTGAAGAATGGTGAGCTTAGATTGCCTCCTGGTTTTCGTTTCCATCCAACGGATGAAGAGCTTGTTGTTCAGTACTTGAAAAGGAAGGTCTTTTGCTTCCCTTTGCCTGCCTCAATCATTCCTGAAGTTGATGTTTGCAAGTCTGATCCTTGGGATTTGCCAGGTTGGTAGTAAAATTTTCTTACAATTCCTGGAACtttttcaaactaaaatattttatagctAATtgtagcaagaaaaaaaaaaaaaaaaaaagatggaaaaaaaagagagagaggaaattTCATTTCTAGAAGCAGAATACAATGCCATGTTACCAAACAGAACTTTGGAAAATCAAAATAGTATTATATTTAAAAGATTGACTAGTGAATTTCTACGAGAAATCGAATATACCAACTAGCTGTTTCTAATGCTTAAGGTTATATGGGGTTTATTTAGGTGATTTGGAACAAGAGAGGTACTTCTTCAGCACTAGGGAAGCCAAGTATCCAAATGGGAACAGATCAAACAGGGCCACAAGTTCTGGTTATTGGAAAGCAACTGGAATAGACAAGCAAATTGCTACTTCCAAGGGAAACCAAGCTGTGGGGATGAAAAAGACTCTGGTTTTTTATAGAGGAAAGCCTCCACATGGATCCAGGACCGATTGGATTATGCATGAATATCGCCTTATCAGTGCTGAAAATAAAGCCTCCAATGGTCCACAAGAAAAGAATTCGACCCAGGTGAGCTTCTGGGTTCTATTACAGAAACTAGAAGATAAAACCCACTTGACCGCTTGAAACTCATTGTATTTGATGATTATAGCATAATTTGCTGATAAATTTTGGTGCTTTTTGTTGTAGAACAATGTGGTGCCGATGGAAAATTGGGTTCTTTGCCGCATATTTTTGAAGAAGAGGGGTAGTAAAAATGAGGATGAACAAGTTCAATCTGGAAATGAAGTGCAAATCATTCGGAAACCCAGAAGTGCTAGGCCAGTTTTCTACGATTTCATGACAAAGGATAGGGCAGATTTGAACCTTGCCCCTTGTTCATCCTCTTCAGGTTCCAGTGGAATCACAGAAGTCTCCTCTAATGAATCGGATGATCATGAAGAAAGCAGTAGTTGCAATAGTTTTCCGTATTTTAGAAGAAAACAGTAGCTAATTAATAAATCCCACTTGATAGCCTCTGTACCAgtaattgggttttttttttttttttttttggtgttattTTCTGGTTATCAAATCAGAATAACCATATAAGAAGAACGAAAAAACAATCCGGTGTTTTTGGTCGTTAAGTTTGGCTTCTCTCTGTATGTGATAGTCAAAGAGAATATGCACAAAAAGAAGAAATCGGCATTAACTTGTACTCTCGGTAATATGGAAGAGAAATGGATGTTTAACAGATGGGttttatgtaattttgagtCCAAAGTTTAGCAGCATTTGAACATTCTCTTTTCTAATTAATAAGTATACCCATCATCTATaggattatcaaaattaaaaaaaaaaaaaaaaaaaaaaaaaaaaaggtatacaCATCATAGGTTTGGAGTATTCTTGTGCTTATCATGCAATGGAATTTCATCATCAAAAGGCAGAGTTATTTTCAAGGAAAAAAGATTTGGACGTAAAGAGGGAAGAAAGTAAGAGAACCCATTTGTGCATCTAACATGAACTTTGTCAAAGGCAATTGATTTCGTCTGGGAAAAGAgcataagaataagaatatgaTCTTTTGCGAAATCACGTTGGAACGAGGTTCTCTTTTCTCTTCCTTTGGGAAAAAAGCAGAatcattcaaaagaaaaaaaagagaagaaaaaccaGAACCCAATTCCTTATTACTGTTTTCCAAATGGACCAAAAATCTCCAAGAATCCTGATGCTTGCAAACTCCCAACTCAAAATCTTGAAAAACACTCCAAAATCTGTATTGTTggaaaaatgtcaaaaaaaatttagctgTTCCAAAAGCCAAACATTCTACAAACATTTGTTGGAATTGTCATATCCTAGTATCAgtattatttaagaaaacagAGAAGAGTAGGTATATATGTTGTCGtaggaaaacaaaattaactAAATTTTGAATCTACAAGACCAGTTGGTGAAAGTAGAGAGACTAGAAATACAGACAGTGGGATTATTTAGGGAAGACAGCTTTTTCATTttgagaagaaaatgaaaattttggggGTCCCAAGTTTTGAAAACCGATCCATTGCACTATTAAATTCTAGAAAGAATATATGATTTCTTGCCGAGTCCTGTAAGTTTACGTAAACGTTTGCCATAGAAATTAGAATCCAAgaaatttttcttgtttaaaatatgtaaatataaagaaaaatctttGGCTAGCTCCGCATCTTCAACGATGttgataatcatatatatatatatatatatatttttattttcacaagTTCCTTGCAGAAATGAAACGTAGACCCACTTCTCCAAGAAAAATCCTTTTATAGTTTGAATTTGTtggacaataaaaaaataaaattatcggCAAAAACTTTTAGTGGCTAGCTAGCTAGAGAAAGATTCCGATCCCAATACCTTCCAACTACTCTTAAACATTGACTTCCGACCAAGTTAAAAACACATATGGTACTtggttatataatatatttgtacTCACAAAATTGTTACTGTATAATGAACtataatatcataatcaaattacataaaattaatGAACATTCACTGCATAATTCGTACAAGCATACACGTGTCGTACATGACAAGGTCGAAAGCCGGCTATTTGGTTGACTAGGCcaggatcattaataaaaatataatcagAGGCCAACAATCCAAGTACTTAAAAGCAAATAGTAAGTTCAAAGAATACTTAGTCTCTCTCCATTATTTAAAGAGATTTAGTAAAATATGGTAGAACAAAACCTATAAGGTAGGTTGTCCCCCTAAACAAGCATGGATGTTGATATAATacagatataaatatatcataataaGCTAATAAAGATAGGTTTAATTTGGGTTGTGGGgcacaaatcaaataaaagagtGCCAAGTGTACAAAAGTCGGCATATAGTAAAGCTCTTGATTATAAGTTTAGTAATGTATAATTGaggtattattatttgtcatgccattagagaaaagaaaaacaaatttattattaacaacaagataaaggggaaaaaaaaaaaaaaattgccgaCCACCAGAGTTTCTTGTGACAGTGGTTTAGAGTCCCCTCAAGCTGTAGGAGTTCTTCACGtcacttttttatgtttttttaaatatttttattgtgtagattaaaaaaaaaaaaaatcattttcattgatagagaaagagaggattGGATTGGGTTTCGGATTGGTGACTTGGTTGTGAAATTGTCAATCACGTGGGCAGCCCGTCATGACAGACCACACACTCACAGCTCAACTTTTGTAGGCTCACCTGATTAGGTCAAtcacataaagaaaaaaactctTACCTGTcctaaaataaatacatatatataagggCAAAATTGGGTCTCTATCAagtatttcctttattttttgacattttcaaaaaaaacattGCATTGCAGACCGGGAATGTAATTATCAATTATGTAAGTTGACCAGTTCCCAAAAACCAACCACTTTTAAAAAATGCTGTTTTGTTTGGGCAAAATTATGTTTAATCAGGGTTGCTTAGAATCTCTGCAACAAAGACATCTccaggaaaataaagaaaaaaaaaaattgtcttcaaattcataaaaaatgg is a genomic window containing:
- the LOC107435239 gene encoding NAC domain-containing protein 83; this encodes MEKLNFVKNGELRLPPGFRFHPTDEELVVQYLKRKVFCFPLPASIIPEVDVCKSDPWDLPGDLEQERYFFSTREAKYPNGNRSNRATSSGYWKATGIDKQIATSKGNQAVGMKKTLVFYRGKPPHGSRTDWIMHEYRLISAENKASNGPQEKNSTQNNVVPMENWVLCRIFLKKRGSKNEDEQVQSGNEVQIIRKPRSARPVFYDFMTKDRADLNLAPCSSSSGSSGITEVSSNESDDHEESSSCNSFPYFRRKQ